In a single window of the Christensenella timonensis genome:
- a CDS encoding type IV pilus twitching motility protein PilT: protein MEAEQILKEATGLHASDIFIVVGRPVSYKINNQIECRGEARLAPEDTDRIVREIYALGQRSPDCVLETGDDDFSFSLAGISRYRVSVYRQRGSLAAVVRVIAFELPNPQELGIPETVLELGSRPKGLVLVTGPAGSGKSTTLACMIDRINQTRNSHVVTLEDPIEYLHRHNKSIISQREISTDTQSYAVALRSALRQAPDVILLGEMRDHETISVAMTAAETGHLVISTLHTLGAVNTIDRIIDVFPPSQQAQIRVQLSMVLQAVVSQQLLKRTDGGIVPAFEIMTCNTAIRNMIREAKTHQIETAIFSSAAEGMVTMDASLLKLCEQGTIPPEEAVMHSMQPDVMKKKLGL from the coding sequence ATGGAAGCGGAGCAAATCTTAAAGGAGGCAACGGGGCTTCATGCATCGGATATTTTTATCGTGGTGGGCAGGCCTGTTTCGTATAAGATCAACAACCAGATAGAATGCAGGGGGGAAGCGCGGCTGGCGCCGGAGGATACGGATCGCATCGTACGGGAGATATACGCCCTCGGGCAGCGCAGCCCGGATTGTGTGCTGGAAACGGGGGACGATGATTTTTCGTTTTCGCTCGCCGGGATATCGCGTTACCGCGTAAGCGTTTACCGCCAGCGCGGGTCGCTGGCCGCGGTGGTACGGGTGATCGCTTTTGAACTTCCCAACCCGCAGGAATTGGGCATCCCGGAGACAGTTTTGGAGCTCGGATCCCGGCCCAAGGGGCTTGTGCTCGTGACAGGGCCTGCGGGGAGCGGGAAATCCACTACGCTGGCATGCATGATCGACCGTATCAACCAAACGCGCAACAGCCACGTGGTGACGCTGGAAGACCCGATCGAATACCTGCACCGGCACAACAAAAGCATCATCAGCCAGCGCGAAATTTCGACGGATACGCAAAGCTATGCGGTGGCGCTGCGCAGCGCGCTGCGCCAGGCGCCGGACGTGATCCTGTTGGGGGAGATGCGCGACCATGAAACGATCAGCGTAGCGATGACGGCGGCGGAAACGGGCCATTTGGTGATCTCGACGCTGCATACCCTGGGCGCAGTGAATACGATAGACAGGATCATCGACGTGTTCCCGCCCAGCCAGCAGGCGCAGATCCGCGTGCAGCTTTCCATGGTGCTGCAGGCTGTGGTATCGCAGCAATTGCTGAAAAGGACGGACGGAGGCATCGTGCCGGCCTTTGAGATCATGACGTGCAATACGGCGATCCGCAATATGATACGTGAAGCAAAAACGCACCAAATCGAAACGGCAATCTTTTCTTCCGCCGCGGAAGGGATGGTCACCATGGACGCGAGCCTGCTTAAACTTTGCGAGCAGGGGACGATCCCGCCGGAAGAAGCGGTCATGCACAGCATGCAGCCGGACGTGATGAAGAAAAAATTGGGTCTATAG
- a CDS encoding sugar ABC transporter substrate-binding protein translates to MLKKVLCILLCMVMGVAVFSACTSETPEQGSAPASEAATASESTAQESSGGSEAAAAGETTDYGVLVGPAEGLTEDDYKFDGIFGGMTVFSDPMPLGAEQAAQELGIPTPGFFSPQNWDQNEQNSILDGLIAKGSTGLYLMPSNATAGNEQITKMADAGIVIVTVGGEPDTPTKSTLTLATDVYQQAYEGTKHIIEKLKADGVTEGKIVNLTGDISDPNTAKRIQGCEDACAENEGFSIVQSISDIDNSEDSMTAVENLLASSGKEINGIMCTAYYPAIAVAKQLTDEYSHIVAVGCDADESVVTAIQEGRMYGTMRQNPWGQGYLATITLKMLKDGWTFNNGEYQYINAGCYFLDSSNIDQEEQVCKDGTMELLATWTDRFTPPAA, encoded by the coding sequence ATGTTAAAGAAAGTATTGTGTATTTTGTTGTGTATGGTGATGGGCGTGGCCGTATTCTCGGCCTGCACATCGGAAACGCCGGAGCAGGGCAGCGCGCCTGCTTCAGAAGCGGCGACCGCTTCTGAAAGCACGGCACAGGAGAGCAGCGGCGGGAGTGAAGCCGCGGCAGCGGGGGAAACGACCGATTACGGCGTACTCGTAGGGCCTGCAGAGGGATTGACAGAGGACGACTATAAGTTCGACGGTATCTTTGGAGGGATGACGGTGTTCAGCGACCCGATGCCGCTGGGCGCGGAGCAGGCCGCACAGGAGCTGGGCATCCCGACGCCGGGATTTTTCAGCCCGCAGAACTGGGACCAGAACGAACAGAACAGTATTCTTGACGGGCTGATCGCCAAAGGATCGACAGGGCTTTACCTGATGCCCTCCAATGCGACGGCAGGAAACGAACAGATCACGAAGATGGCGGACGCAGGCATTGTGATCGTCACGGTCGGCGGGGAGCCGGACACCCCCACAAAATCCACGCTGACATTGGCAACGGACGTATACCAGCAGGCGTACGAAGGAACCAAGCACATCATTGAAAAACTGAAGGCGGACGGCGTGACGGAAGGGAAGATCGTCAATTTGACAGGCGACATCTCTGATCCGAACACGGCCAAACGCATCCAGGGCTGTGAGGACGCGTGTGCGGAAAACGAAGGCTTTTCGATCGTGCAGTCCATCTCTGACATCGACAACTCAGAGGATTCGATGACAGCGGTAGAAAACCTGCTGGCTTCCTCCGGCAAAGAGATCAACGGGATCATGTGCACGGCGTATTATCCGGCGATCGCGGTCGCTAAACAGCTGACGGACGAATATTCGCATATCGTAGCTGTCGGCTGTGACGCTGACGAATCCGTCGTCACGGCGATCCAGGAAGGCCGTATGTATGGCACGATGCGCCAGAATCCGTGGGGACAGGGATATTTGGCGACGATCACCCTGAAAATGCTCAAAGATGGCTGGACGTTCAACAACGGGGAATACCAGTACATCAACGCCGGCTGTTATTTCTTAGACAGCAGCAATATTGACCAGGAAGAACAGGTCTGCAAGGACGGCACGATGGAACTGCTTGCAACATGGACAGACCGCTTTACGCCTCCGGCTGCATAA
- a CDS encoding AfsR/SARP family transcriptional regulator, whose translation MMEKTLKIEMFGGFQVTYGDEPVITKESRNSKVLMLFQYLLCNRNRMVPQDELIHVLLSDEECESPVGTLKNLVYRLRKLLQSCGVERECIGYQRGAYGFTGDMPLVIDQEVFAGIVGEIAEGGMDAGDTFEKCLQAVEIYQTGFLPKAMGEPWVMGFAVHLQEQYCDCFRKAYRIAAQTGKYDRLAPKLGEAVAIYPYEEDLTLMYIKCLYEMNRVKEALEAYEAATARLFDDLGIGPSENMKEMFGHISGSRKEANLSIDEVRSEIRETEYENGAFYCNLEVFESLYRFVVRHMERSGQSVFLMLCTITDLSGTKPASGEKTKKIMEDVQKSIKASLRRGDAYTRYSPSQFLVMLMEIKQENCNIVADRLRYNFYKASKRNNEMRFVCKSISAADMDNIMDGDESDRRW comes from the coding sequence ATGATGGAAAAAACCTTAAAAATTGAGATGTTCGGCGGGTTCCAGGTCACTTATGGCGACGAACCCGTGATTACCAAGGAAAGCAGGAACAGCAAGGTGTTGATGCTGTTCCAATACCTGCTGTGCAACCGTAACCGGATGGTGCCGCAGGACGAGCTGATCCATGTGCTTTTGAGCGATGAGGAGTGCGAAAGCCCGGTGGGTACGCTGAAAAACCTCGTGTACCGCCTGCGCAAGTTATTGCAATCGTGCGGCGTGGAACGGGAATGTATCGGCTACCAGCGGGGCGCATACGGTTTTACGGGAGATATGCCCCTGGTGATCGACCAGGAAGTATTTGCAGGTATTGTAGGCGAGATCGCGGAAGGCGGGATGGACGCAGGGGATACGTTTGAAAAATGTTTGCAGGCGGTTGAAATCTATCAAACGGGCTTTCTTCCCAAGGCGATGGGAGAGCCGTGGGTGATGGGGTTTGCGGTGCACTTGCAGGAACAATACTGTGACTGCTTCCGCAAAGCGTACCGCATCGCGGCGCAGACAGGAAAGTACGACAGGCTGGCGCCCAAGCTGGGCGAGGCGGTGGCGATTTACCCATATGAAGAAGACTTGACGCTGATGTACATCAAGTGTTTATATGAAATGAACCGCGTCAAGGAGGCGCTGGAGGCCTATGAAGCGGCGACGGCGCGGCTGTTTGACGACCTGGGGATCGGGCCTTCCGAGAACATGAAGGAAATGTTCGGGCATATTTCGGGCAGCAGGAAAGAGGCCAATTTGTCGATCGACGAGGTGCGCAGCGAGATCAGGGAAACGGAATACGAAAACGGCGCGTTTTATTGCAACCTGGAGGTGTTTGAAAGCCTGTACCGCTTCGTGGTCAGGCATATGGAGCGCAGCGGGCAGTCGGTGTTCCTTATGCTTTGCACGATCACGGACTTGAGCGGGACAAAGCCGGCCAGCGGCGAAAAGACGAAAAAGATCATGGAGGATGTGCAAAAGTCGATCAAAGCGTCGCTGCGCAGGGGAGACGCCTATACGCGTTACAGCCCGTCGCAGTTCCTCGTGATGCTGATGGAGATCAAACAGGAGAACTGCAATATCGTCGCAGACCGCTTGCGGTATAATTTTTACAAGGCCTCCAAACGCAATAATGAGATGCGTTTTGTATGCAAAAGCATTTCCGCCGCGGACATGGACAACATCATGGACGGGGATGAAAGTGACAGAAGATGGTGA
- a CDS encoding type II secretion system F family protein yields MKCTHTKGGHRLSDAEVAAFCEQLAYMVKAGISLQEGLMLLAEDNKGAQGEQIVAALLDTVESGGSLAYALQETKAFPGYMVSMVEIGEASGKLEEVLGSLCAYYERQEAVAKNIRSAVTYPLVMIAMMIAVILVVIIQVLPVFAGVFEQLGSEMSGFVVGIMQFGSAVSRYAVVIVAVVASLIALYFILRRTKGGKRFLSGVYEKLFRKTSLAVASGRFASAMALTLGSGMDVEQSLDMALELADNPRIREKIREVKRRTAQGSAFAEAIVDVGLFSGLYGRMIAVGFKTGTMPSVMQRIARHYEEEADRRLGSILAALEPTLVAILSLVVGLILLSVMVPLMGVMSAIG; encoded by the coding sequence ATGAAATGTACACATACTAAGGGCGGCCACAGGCTATCGGATGCTGAAGTGGCCGCGTTCTGCGAGCAACTCGCTTATATGGTAAAAGCGGGGATATCGCTGCAGGAAGGGCTGATGCTGCTTGCGGAGGACAACAAGGGCGCGCAGGGGGAGCAGATCGTTGCGGCGCTGCTCGATACGGTGGAATCCGGCGGCTCTTTGGCGTATGCCTTACAGGAAACGAAGGCTTTTCCGGGTTATATGGTCAGTATGGTCGAGATTGGGGAAGCGTCGGGCAAGCTGGAAGAAGTGCTGGGGTCGTTGTGCGCGTATTATGAGCGGCAGGAGGCGGTCGCCAAAAATATCCGCAGCGCGGTGACATACCCGCTGGTGATGATCGCCATGATGATCGCGGTGATCCTGGTGGTGATCATCCAGGTATTACCCGTCTTTGCAGGCGTATTCGAGCAACTGGGGAGCGAGATGTCGGGCTTCGTCGTCGGGATCATGCAGTTTGGCAGTGCGGTGAGCAGGTATGCGGTCGTTATCGTAGCGGTAGTGGCATCGCTAATCGCGCTGTACTTTATCCTGCGCCGTACAAAGGGCGGTAAGCGGTTTTTGTCGGGCGTCTATGAAAAATTATTCCGAAAGACCTCGCTTGCGGTCGCGTCCGGGCGCTTTGCTTCTGCAATGGCTCTGACGCTGGGGAGCGGGATGGATGTGGAGCAGTCGCTGGATATGGCTTTGGAACTGGCCGACAACCCCAGGATCAGGGAAAAGATACGGGAAGTCAAAAGGCGTACTGCGCAGGGAAGCGCGTTTGCAGAGGCGATCGTGGACGTGGGATTGTTTTCCGGCTTGTACGGCCGGATGATCGCCGTGGGCTTTAAAACTGGTACGATGCCTTCCGTGATGCAGCGCATTGCGCGGCACTATGAAGAGGAAGCGGACAGGCGTCTGGGCAGCATTCTTGCGGCGCTGGAGCCAACGCTGGTCGCGATATTATCGTTGGTCGTCGGGTTGATCCTGCTTTCCGTCATGGTTCCGCTGATGGGCGTGATGTCCGCGATCGGATGA
- a CDS encoding sugar ABC transporter ATP-binding protein, with protein MKNEEYVLELNGITKIFPGVKALEDISFGVKKGEVHALVGENGAGKSTLINIISGVFPPTEGRMAFEGKEVRFHTPQDAFMHGIGVVHQERNLMDTFNIMENISFNYITKSMGGIAHKKEMQRIASEALARVKLELPLNGSLDNLSSGQKQMLEIARALTQQSKVLLLDEPTASISLGEVEILLQTVERLRDEGVSIIYISHKLEEVFRIADNITIIRDGKKIGETVPKDSITKEDLIEKMVGRKTEEITLGCRDFIQSPVVLEARQVRSKLDPKKKGFVLRKGEILGWYGLVGAGRTEFARQLIGIDPITEGEIWVDGAPADIKNYIQAIRQHHIYYISENRKEEGLFLSHTISTNIGISSLDQISNRAGMLSYPQKDKLAEEYMEKLRIKATGIYDLVMNLSGGNQQKVCIAKGLATQPGIIIIDEPTVGIDVNTKSEIHRLIHQLSEEGMSVIVISSDLTEVLNISDRLLVFKEGEITGELVNSKDYDGMSKEVMSCILM; from the coding sequence ATGAAAAATGAAGAATATGTTTTGGAATTAAACGGGATCACAAAGATTTTTCCTGGAGTCAAAGCTCTTGAAGATATCAGTTTTGGCGTAAAAAAGGGGGAAGTACACGCGCTCGTCGGAGAAAACGGGGCGGGAAAATCCACCCTGATCAATATCATATCCGGCGTTTTTCCGCCGACGGAAGGGCGTATGGCGTTCGAGGGGAAAGAGGTCAGGTTCCATACGCCGCAGGATGCGTTTATGCACGGCATCGGCGTGGTGCACCAGGAGCGCAACCTGATGGATACGTTCAACATCATGGAAAATATCAGCTTCAACTACATCACGAAATCGATGGGCGGCATCGCGCATAAAAAAGAGATGCAGAGGATCGCGAGCGAAGCGCTTGCGCGGGTGAAGCTGGAGCTGCCGCTGAACGGGAGCCTCGACAATTTGAGCTCAGGACAAAAGCAGATGCTGGAGATCGCGCGCGCGTTGACGCAGCAGTCAAAGGTACTCCTGCTCGACGAACCGACGGCATCCATTTCCTTAGGAGAGGTGGAGATACTGCTGCAAACAGTGGAACGGCTGCGCGACGAAGGGGTTTCCATCATATATATCAGCCACAAGCTGGAAGAGGTTTTCCGCATTGCGGACAACATCACGATCATCCGTGACGGAAAAAAGATCGGGGAAACGGTTCCCAAAGATTCTATTACCAAAGAAGATCTGATTGAAAAAATGGTGGGCAGGAAAACCGAAGAAATCACCTTAGGGTGCAGGGATTTTATCCAGTCGCCTGTCGTTTTGGAAGCAAGACAGGTGCGCAGCAAGCTTGACCCGAAGAAAAAAGGTTTTGTGCTCCGCAAAGGCGAGATACTCGGCTGGTACGGACTGGTCGGGGCGGGACGTACGGAATTCGCCCGCCAGCTGATCGGCATCGACCCCATTACGGAAGGTGAGATATGGGTGGACGGCGCGCCCGCAGACATCAAGAATTATATCCAGGCGATCCGGCAGCACCATATCTACTATATCAGCGAAAACCGCAAGGAAGAAGGGCTTTTCTTAAGCCATACAATATCCACGAACATCGGGATCTCTTCGCTCGACCAGATCAGCAACCGCGCAGGCATGCTCTCGTATCCGCAAAAGGATAAGCTGGCGGAAGAATATATGGAAAAATTGCGGATCAAGGCCACGGGCATATATGACCTGGTCATGAACCTTTCGGGCGGGAACCAGCAGAAGGTCTGTATCGCCAAAGGACTGGCGACGCAGCCGGGGATCATTATCATCGACGAGCCGACGGTGGGGATCGACGTCAATACAAAATCAGAGATACACAGGCTGATCCACCAACTTTCCGAGGAGGGCATGTCTGTGATCGTGATCTCCTCGGATCTAACGGAGGTACTGAATATCAGCGACCGGCTATTGGTGTTCAAGGAAGGAGAGATCACGGGGGAACTCGTAAATTCCAAGGATTATGACGGCATGAGCAAAGAGGTAATGTCGTGCATCCTTATGTAA
- a CDS encoding ABC transporter permease gives METTQGTMLKKSKWKTLTSSNLFSLAIIVAVMFIVMVLVKPDYLSSANIVTLGRTLAITTLVGYAQLISLSAGGMNLAIGSVGAMSAIFSGIMMERLGMGAGVAFLVGIAVALVCGVINGLLIYRNGGVGVASFLVTLATSSIFTGIVLTVTESKPLYKLSDDFINIGNTKVLGVTTSVFIMLAIAVALFILYRQTRLGKQMLAFGANPKAAELYGVSKFKTVLAVNVLSALVAGLAGMLVVMRIGSAQPDIGTDWMLMSFSAALIGGTYMNGGKVSIWGTILGALIITIVENALVHMKIDIYWNQLFNGAIILIVVAAERIKNFRQSKIN, from the coding sequence ATGGAGACAACGCAGGGAACTATGCTAAAGAAAAGCAAATGGAAAACGCTTACCTCGTCCAATCTATTTTCGCTGGCGATCATCGTGGCCGTCATGTTCATCGTGATGGTGCTGGTGAAGCCGGATTATCTTTCATCCGCCAACATCGTTACGCTGGGCAGGACGCTGGCGATCACCACGCTTGTCGGTTATGCACAGCTTATCAGCCTTTCGGCGGGCGGCATGAATTTGGCGATCGGTTCGGTGGGCGCGATGTCGGCGATCTTTTCCGGGATCATGATGGAACGGCTGGGCATGGGCGCGGGCGTAGCCTTTTTGGTGGGCATCGCGGTGGCGCTTGTGTGTGGTGTGATCAACGGGCTGCTCATTTACCGCAATGGCGGCGTGGGCGTCGCTTCCTTCCTCGTAACGCTGGCAACGTCGTCCATCTTTACGGGTATCGTTCTGACCGTTACGGAAAGCAAACCGCTCTATAAGCTGTCGGACGATTTCATCAACATCGGCAACACAAAAGTCCTGGGCGTGACGACCTCCGTGTTTATCATGCTGGCGATCGCCGTGGCGCTGTTCATCTTATACCGGCAGACGCGGCTGGGCAAGCAAATGCTGGCCTTCGGTGCGAACCCCAAGGCGGCGGAACTTTACGGCGTATCCAAGTTTAAGACGGTGCTGGCCGTCAACGTGCTTTCGGCGCTGGTCGCAGGGCTGGCCGGTATGCTCGTCGTGATGCGCATTGGGTCGGCGCAGCCGGATATCGGGACGGACTGGATGCTGATGTCTTTCTCCGCAGCGCTCATCGGCGGAACGTATATGAACGGCGGGAAAGTCAGCATCTGGGGAACGATCCTCGGCGCGCTGATCATCACGATCGTGGAAAATGCGCTGGTGCATATGAAGATCGACATCTACTGGAACCAGCTTTTCAACGGGGCGATCATCCTGATCGTCGTGGCTGCGGAACGGATCAAGAATTTCAGGCAGTCAAAAATAAATTAG
- a CDS encoding DUF4860 domain-containing protein, which translates to MEKKQHVTDIVFILSLFCVFAVMALFVVVLGANVYQGISADMTANYNARTSIAYLGEKVRQNDVAGGVDLREVDGGDALVLVQQVEGREYETWIYVSDGMLREVTVAAGTQVHAGDGQEIMELNTLVLGREDGNLIGMEATDADGNVFKSAVSYRSGESGNL; encoded by the coding sequence ATGGAAAAAAAGCAGCATGTCACGGATATCGTATTCATATTGTCGCTGTTTTGCGTATTCGCGGTGATGGCCTTGTTTGTGGTGGTTTTGGGCGCAAACGTATACCAAGGGATATCTGCGGATATGACTGCGAACTACAACGCGCGTACGTCCATTGCCTATTTGGGCGAAAAGGTGCGCCAAAACGATGTTGCGGGCGGCGTTGACCTAAGGGAGGTCGATGGCGGCGACGCGCTGGTATTGGTGCAGCAGGTGGAAGGAAGGGAATATGAAACGTGGATCTATGTGTCGGACGGGATGCTGCGGGAAGTGACGGTCGCGGCGGGAACGCAGGTTCACGCAGGCGACGGACAGGAGATCATGGAGCTTAATACGCTTGTCCTCGGCCGTGAGGACGGGAACCTGATCGGTATGGAAGCAACGGACGCGGACGGAAATGTCTTCAAAAGTGCGGTCAGCTACCGCAGCGGTGAAAGCGGGAATTTATAA
- a CDS encoding ABC transporter permease, whose translation MSKIKKLLSNDLSSVVLCVAALFIVLAVTSKGFLSSYNVLSNLQTVSIYGLIGLAQMAALSLGQMNLAVGSMGCLSGIFMGMCMELLGLPVWICIAVCLLAGMALGALQGVLIAKTGINPFIVTLTLLSIYKGIATIITQGQSYQHLPESFKSFGSIHLGPVPMSFIITIAVCVAIFIVFKYSKLGQRMLACGASQKAAVYSGINVKGTIIWGHTLSGALCAVAAILQILRFGSAQISVGDDWMLTSFAVAVLGGTLLSGGKVSIVGVILGSCIMVFIHNALTLWGVSSYMVQIFVGAILVLSYELDKARVNMVNKRAKQMAIKGGK comes from the coding sequence TTGAGCAAAATAAAAAAACTTTTGAGCAACGATTTATCAAGCGTCGTCCTGTGCGTAGCAGCATTGTTTATCGTTCTGGCAGTCACCAGCAAAGGCTTTTTATCGTCTTACAACGTATTATCCAACCTGCAGACGGTTTCGATTTACGGACTGATCGGCTTGGCGCAGATGGCGGCATTGTCGTTGGGGCAGATGAATCTGGCGGTCGGCTCCATGGGGTGTTTGTCGGGCATCTTCATGGGAATGTGCATGGAGCTTTTAGGGCTTCCGGTGTGGATATGCATCGCGGTCTGCCTGCTGGCAGGCATGGCTCTCGGCGCGCTGCAGGGCGTGTTGATCGCCAAAACGGGCATCAATCCATTCATTGTGACGCTTACCCTGCTCAGTATTTACAAGGGGATCGCCACGATCATCACGCAGGGGCAGTCCTACCAACACCTGCCGGAAAGCTTCAAATCCTTTGGCAGCATTCATTTGGGGCCGGTTCCTATGTCTTTTATCATTACCATTGCGGTATGTGTCGCCATTTTTATCGTATTCAAATATTCCAAGCTCGGCCAGCGGATGCTCGCATGCGGGGCAAGCCAGAAGGCGGCGGTCTATTCAGGCATCAACGTGAAGGGCACGATCATCTGGGGGCATACGTTAAGCGGGGCCCTGTGCGCTGTGGCGGCAATATTGCAGATCCTGCGCTTCGGCAGCGCACAGATATCGGTGGGCGACGACTGGATGCTGACATCTTTTGCAGTCGCGGTACTGGGCGGTACGCTGCTCTCCGGCGGTAAAGTCTCAATCGTCGGCGTGATCCTGGGTTCGTGCATCATGGTATTCATCCATAACGCGCTTACCTTGTGGGGCGTCAGTTCTTATATGGTACAGATCTTTGTGGGCGCGATCCTCGTCCTTTCGTATGAACTGGATAAAGCCAGGGTCAATATGGTCAATAAACGTGCGAAGCAAATGGCGATCAAAGGAGGGAAGTAA
- a CDS encoding transglutaminase-like domain-containing protein, producing MGKAKALPKVLKNLIIATLCGVFIFLAVGCGGNGTPAGEGSGAATGQRNTDAAVLVPEAPGKETLGNESVTIDVSNVSRGYVTVQYTGDNDRVKLQVSCDGGEKYTYNLQKGASDVFPLTQGDGTYWFGVFENTQGDKYHELFSGEKDVALENEFLPFLYPNQYVDFTPGSAAVAQGEKLAGDAADDLELVEKVYNYVVENVSYDYDKADNVQTGYLPDVDETLGTKKGICFDYAALMTAMLRSQRVPTRLVVGYVGELYHAWISVYIEGKGWIDNIIYFDGTQWTRMDPTLASTSGQAQEYTGDGNEYHEMYTY from the coding sequence ATGGGCAAGGCAAAGGCGCTTCCAAAAGTCCTTAAAAATTTAATTATAGCAACGCTGTGCGGCGTTTTTATTTTTCTGGCTGTAGGATGCGGGGGCAATGGGACACCGGCAGGGGAAGGATCGGGCGCAGCCACGGGCCAAAGGAATACGGATGCCGCAGTCCTGGTACCGGAGGCGCCGGGAAAGGAAACGCTGGGCAACGAAAGCGTGACGATCGACGTTTCCAATGTGTCCCGGGGATATGTGACCGTACAATATACAGGGGACAACGACCGCGTTAAGCTGCAGGTATCCTGCGATGGCGGGGAGAAATACACATACAACCTGCAAAAAGGGGCGTCCGATGTTTTCCCGCTCACACAGGGGGATGGGACATATTGGTTCGGCGTGTTTGAAAACACGCAGGGAGACAAGTACCACGAGCTTTTCAGCGGCGAGAAGGACGTTGCCCTGGAAAACGAATTCCTGCCCTTTTTATATCCCAACCAGTACGTAGATTTTACACCGGGCAGCGCCGCGGTCGCGCAGGGGGAAAAGCTTGCGGGGGATGCGGCGGACGACCTCGAGCTTGTGGAGAAGGTATACAATTACGTTGTGGAAAACGTGAGCTATGACTATGACAAGGCGGACAATGTGCAGACCGGATACCTGCCCGACGTAGATGAGACACTGGGTACGAAAAAAGGGATATGCTTTGATTATGCCGCGCTGATGACGGCGATGCTGCGTTCGCAGCGCGTCCCGACACGGCTGGTGGTCGGCTATGTGGGAGAGCTTTACCACGCATGGATCAGCGTATATATCGAAGGAAAAGGCTGGATCGACAATATTATTTACTTTGACGGGACGCAGTGGACGAGAATGGATCCAACGCTTGCGTCGACAAGCGGGCAGGCACAAGAATATACGGGGGATGGCAACGAATATCATGAAATGTACACATACTAA
- a CDS encoding sugar-binding transcriptional regulator produces the protein MEYQEINRYDLLVRVAEMYYMEQKTQQEIADSIMVSRSNISKMLKKCIQLGIVEFKINNLSSSGIGLQSKLKKKFKLKEVIIVPGTGSPEEVKSRIGAAAAEYLEGILANGMLVGLAWGSTLYQVVKQFHTSHVYDVDVIQLVGGMGSRSIELDGQDIIKSLQKHFHGTSYVLQAPMIVRNPILKQLLLEELEIKKHFDKFKQTDVALMGLGSNRSQISALYRSGHIKKRDADNMIKQGAIGDTCGMQFDINGNLCNTVLTGRVIGIDMPTLLKIPTRIGVASGVERAEATLGALRGNYVNVLVTDETTAKKVYDESCEKA, from the coding sequence ATGGAATATCAGGAAATCAACAGGTACGACCTTTTGGTCAGGGTCGCCGAAATGTATTATATGGAACAAAAAACACAGCAGGAGATCGCCGACAGTATTATGGTCTCGCGTTCCAATATTTCCAAAATGCTGAAAAAGTGTATACAGCTCGGGATCGTGGAATTCAAGATCAATAATTTATCTTCTTCCGGAATCGGCCTGCAATCCAAATTGAAAAAGAAATTCAAGCTCAAAGAGGTCATTATCGTTCCCGGTACAGGATCTCCCGAGGAGGTCAAAAGCCGTATCGGCGCCGCGGCCGCGGAATACCTGGAGGGTATCTTGGCAAACGGCATGCTCGTCGGGCTTGCATGGGGCTCTACGCTCTATCAGGTCGTCAAACAATTCCATACCTCCCACGTCTACGATGTGGACGTCATCCAGCTGGTCGGCGGGATGGGCTCGCGCAGCATCGAGCTTGACGGGCAGGATATCATCAAAAGCCTGCAAAAGCATTTTCACGGGACAAGCTACGTCTTGCAGGCCCCGATGATCGTCAGGAACCCCATCTTAAAACAACTCTTGCTGGAGGAACTGGAGATCAAAAAGCATTTCGACAAATTCAAACAGACCGACGTCGCCCTGATGGGCCTCGGCAGCAACCGCTCCCAAATCTCCGCACTCTACCGTTCGGGCCATATCAAAAAGCGGGATGCGGACAATATGATCAAGCAGGGAGCGATCGGCGATACATGCGGGATGCAGTTCGATATCAACGGAAACCTTTGCAATACCGTCCTTACAGGCCGCGTGATCGGGATCGATATGCCTACGCTTTTAAAGATCCCCACCCGCATCGGCGTCGCTTCGGGCGTCGAACGCGCGGAGGCGACGCTCGGCGCGCTGCGCGGGAATTATGTCAACGTATTGGTGACGGACGAGACCACAGCCAAAAAGGTTTACGACGAATCCTGCGAAAAGGCCTGA